One region of Salvelinus sp. IW2-2015 linkage group LG6.1, ASM291031v2, whole genome shotgun sequence genomic DNA includes:
- the LOC111964839 gene encoding cytochrome c oxidase subunit 6B1-like encodes MSDVIEEKIKNYRTAPFDARFPNTNQTRNCFQNYLDFHRCNKALSXKGQDVAPCDWYQRVYKSICPMSWVAKWDDQIEAGSFPGKI; translated from the exons ATGTCTGATGTTATTGAGGAGAAGATAAAGAACTACAGGACGGCTCCCTTTGACGCMCGCTTCCCCAACACCAACCAGACCCGCAACTGCTTTCAGAACTATCtgg acTTCCACAGGTGCAACAAAGCTTTGTCAGAMAAAGGCCAGGATGTGGCTCCCTGTGACTGGTACCAGAGGGTCTACAAGAGTATCTGTCCCATGAGCTGG GTCGCCAAGTGGGACGACCAGATAGAGGCCGGAAGCTTTCCTGGCAAGATCTAA
- the LOC111964842 gene encoding ras-interacting protein 1, protein MFWMSNATELLNFFQVKAEAMERDWEFEAPGDPVLSADLDTCSEALAQLDDVIMHTFQQCVYHLTKTLYSLLPALLDNNPFSSLEKEKERDEAREMDGGEGGGGEGEGDDVSSLPPTVAGLVEVYRCSLMLSREACLSPPLTSQTFGYLFFFTNTSLLNTLLERDGLFSWSRAVQIRTNLDLVLDWLQGAGLGDIASEFLKKLSVTVNFLCVPKTRLIQSSWASLQEDHALLSPTQLYHLLTHYKLGPARAPPASWAPPPGTELSGDIFESFLDHPPLILPNETPQLDLSQPIPSPELQKEVTRLRNFLWGLDQDELPANQRTRL, encoded by the exons ATGTTCTGGATGTCCAATGCCACAGAGCTCCTCAACTTCTTCCAGGTCAAAGCTGAGgccatggagagagactgggagttTGAGG CTCCTGGTGACCCAGTGTTGTCAGCTGACCTGGACACCTGCTCCGAGGCCCTGGCGCAGCTTGATGACGTGATAATGCACACCTTCCAACAGTGCGTGTACCACCTCACAAAG aCGCTGTACTCCCTCCTCCCAGCTCTCCTGGACAACAACCCTTTCTCCAGcctggagaaagagaaggagagagatgaggcaagggagatggatgggggtgagggtggtggaggggagggagagggggatgacgtGTCCTCCCTCCCCCCTACGGTGGCTGGGCTGGTGGAGGTGTACCGTTGCTCCCTGATGCTGTCCCGGGAGGCCTGCCTCTCCCCCCCACTCACCTCCCAAACCTTCGGCTACCTCTTCTTCTTCACCAACACCTCCCTGCTCAACACACTgctggagagag atgGTCTGTTCTCCTGGTCTAGAGCGGTCCAGATCCGTACAAACCTGGACCTGGTTCTGGACTGGCTGCAGGGCGCGGGACTTGGAGATATCGCCTCTGAGTTCCTGAAGAAGCTGTCCGTCACAGTCAATTTCCTGTGCGTCCCTAAGACCCGCCTCATCCAG TCATCCTGGGCCAGCCTACAGGAGGACCACGCCTTGCTAAGCCCCACCCAGCTGTACCATCTGCTGACCCATTACAAGCTGGGACCGGCCAGAGCCCCACCGGCCTCCTGGGCCCCTCCCCCTGGGACGGAGCTCAGTGGTG ACATCTTCGAAAGTTTCCTGGACCACCCCCCTCTCATCCTGCCAAATGAGACGCCTCAGCTGGACCTCTCCCAGCCAATCCCCAGCCCCGAGCTACAAAAGGAAGTGACACGCTTGCGCAACTTCCTGTGGGGACTCGACCAGGATG